A portion of the Desulfovibrio oxyclinae DSM 11498 genome contains these proteins:
- a CDS encoding efflux RND transporter permease subunit: protein MIINDLALSRKSTVLXLLLFIVVAGLSSYASLPREDSPDIKVPYIFVQTSYEGVAPEDMEKLVTIPLERKLKGVSGLKELKSISDDGISMITIEFTPDVDVDDALQKVRDKVDQAKPDLPDELPDEPEVRELNLSERPIMNVVLSGPFSLRRLKVFAEDFEDRIESIPGVLDAVIVGGLEREIHVLFDMDRVAFYKMPFSKLLDSVQKGNVNMPGGTMDIGKGRYTVRTPEDFHHPNEIDNIVAFVRDGKPVYLRDVAEIVDSYKDPTDKSRLDGEVSVTIQVKKRAGENIIEINDTVRGIVKQMRHDLPPDLHISMTSDTSKDIRRMVADLENNIISGLILVLAVVFAFIGGRSALFVSLSIPISMLITFIALQALGITLNMVVLFSLILALGMLVDNGIVVVENIYRHMQEGKSREVAAQHATDEVAWPVITSTLTTVGAFAPMVFWPGIMGEFMAFLPKTVIIALAGSLFVALVINPVLSARFQTIRKADLEGRPTRIDRALERLKRLYLPMLEWALDNRIKIVGGSFVLLVLMTVAFGMFGKGVEFLPETDPKRAWIKIKAPVGTNLDASDDIVRQVEAVCDEYRPDVEYVIANTGKTSQADEFGTHWSQVTVDFVDMHDRSRPSSEILTDMRDRLRSEIRGAQIIVDKEEKGPPTGAPVNMEITGPDMRVLGELASEVRKRIKNVRGLVDLKDNYVSAKPEIQIRVDKEKAALMGLDAHTVAWTVKSAVNGAKVGTYREGKDEYDIIAKLPEADRSSIESLRRLTVSGPEGDPIPITSVARAEVTRGLGGINRKDQKRVVTIEGDVDGRLANDIIREITEERLADMQWPRGYSYRFTGEQEEQNKAGSFLAKAFVATIFIIFLVLVTQFNSVVTPFIILTSVLLSFIGVFLGLLVTGTPFGVIMTGVGVVSLAGVVVNNAIVLIDYFEQLKRSGMKVRDALVEAGLTRFRPVLLTAITTVLGLLPMATGISFDFVNFRWDVGGESSQWWGSMAVAVIFGLAVATVLTLVVVPVLCSLKESFDERRRNRA, encoded by the coding sequence CTGAGCCGCAAATCCACGGTTCTGNTCCTGCTGCTCTTCATTGTGGTGGCGGGGCTCTCCAGCTATGCGTCCCTGCCGCGCGAGGACTCCCCGGACATCAAGGTTCCCTATATCTTCGTGCAGACATCCTACGAGGGCGTGGCCCCGGAGGACATGGAAAAGCTGGTGACCATCCCGCTGGAACGCAAGCTCAAGGGCGTCTCCGGCCTCAAGGAGCTCAAGTCCATTTCGGACGACGGCATCTCCATGATCACCATTGAGTTCACGCCCGACGTGGACGTGGACGACGCCTTGCAGAAAGTGCGCGACAAGGTGGATCAGGCCAAGCCGGACCTGCCGGACGAGTTGCCAGATGAGCCCGAGGTCCGGGAGCTGAACCTTTCCGAGCGGCCCATCATGAACGTGGTGCTCTCCGGTCCCTTCAGCCTGCGGCGGCTCAAGGTCTTTGCCGAGGACTTCGAGGACCGCATCGAGTCCATCCCCGGCGTGCTCGACGCGGTGATCGTTGGCGGCCTTGAGCGCGAAATTCACGTGCTGTTCGACATGGACCGGGTGGCCTTCTACAAGATGCCGTTCTCCAAGCTGCTGGACTCGGTGCAAAAGGGCAACGTGAACATGCCCGGCGGCACCATGGACATCGGCAAGGGCCGCTACACCGTGCGCACGCCCGAAGATTTCCACCATCCCAACGAGATCGACAACATCGTGGCCTTTGTGCGAGACGGCAAACCCGTTTACCTGCGCGACGTGGCCGAGATCGTGGACTCCTACAAGGACCCCACCGACAAGTCCCGACTCGACGGCGAGGTCAGCGTCACCATTCAGGTCAAGAAGCGCGCTGGCGAGAACATCATCGAGATCAACGACACCGTGCGCGGCATCGTGAAGCAGATGCGCCACGACCTGCCGCCGGACCTGCACATTTCCATGACTTCGGACACCAGCAAGGACATCCGCCGCATGGTGGCGGACCTTGAAAACAACATCATCTCCGGGCTGATCCTCGTGCTGGCGGTGGTCTTCGCCTTCATCGGCGGCCGCTCCGCGCTCTTCGTCTCTCTGTCCATTCCCATCTCCATGCTCATCACCTTCATCGCGCTGCAGGCGCTTGGCATCACCCTGAACATGGTGGTGCTCTTCTCGCTGATTCTCGCGCTGGGGATGCTCGTGGACAACGGCATCGTGGTGGTGGAGAACATCTACCGGCACATGCAGGAAGGCAAGAGCCGCGAGGTGGCGGCGCAACACGCCACCGACGAAGTGGCATGGCCGGTCATCACCTCCACGCTGACCACCGTGGGCGCGTTCGCCCCCATGGTCTTCTGGCCCGGCATCATGGGCGAGTTCATGGCCTTCCTGCCCAAGACCGTCATTATCGCGCTGGCAGGATCGCTCTTCGTGGCACTGGTCATCAACCCCGTGCTTTCGGCGCGGTTCCAGACCATCCGCAAGGCGGACCTCGAAGGCAGGCCCACCCGCATCGACCGGGCGCTGGAGCGGTTGAAACGACTCTACCTGCCCATGCTCGAATGGGCGCTGGACAACCGCATCAAGATCGTGGGCGGCTCCTTCGTCCTGCTGGTGCTCATGACCGTGGCCTTCGGCATGTTCGGCAAGGGCGTCGAATTCCTGCCGGAGACCGACCCCAAGCGCGCGTGGATCAAGATCAAGGCCCCGGTCGGTACCAACCTCGACGCCTCCGACGATATCGTGCGGCAGGTTGAAGCCGTGTGCGACGAGTATCGCCCGGACGTGGAATACGTCATCGCCAACACCGGCAAGACCAGTCAGGCCGACGAGTTCGGCACCCACTGGAGTCAGGTGACGGTGGACTTCGTGGACATGCACGACCGTTCGCGTCCGTCCTCCGAGATTCTCACCGACATGCGCGACAGGCTGCGTAGCGAGATACGCGGCGCGCAGATAATCGTGGACAAGGAAGAAAAAGGCCCGCCCACCGGTGCGCCCGTGAACATGGAAATCACCGGCCCGGACATGCGCGTGCTCGGAGAACTGGCCTCGGAAGTCAGAAAGCGCATCAAGAACGTGCGGGGGCTGGTGGACCTCAAGGACAACTACGTTTCCGCCAAGCCGGAAATCCAGATACGCGTGGACAAGGAGAAGGCCGCTCTCATGGGCCTCGACGCGCACACCGTTGCCTGGACCGTCAAGAGCGCGGTCAACGGCGCCAAGGTGGGTACCTACCGCGAAGGCAAGGACGAATATGACATCATCGCCAAGCTGCCCGAAGCGGACCGCAGCTCCATCGAGAGCCTGCGCCGGCTGACGGTGTCCGGTCCGGAAGGGGATCCCATCCCCATCACCTCCGTGGCGCGAGCCGAAGTGACGCGCGGCCTCGGCGGCATCAACCGCAAGGACCAGAAGCGCGTGGTGACCATCGAGGGCGACGTGGACGGTCGCCTCGCCAACGACATCATCCGCGAGATAACCGAAGAACGGCTGGCGGACATGCAGTGGCCGCGCGGCTACTCGTACCGTTTCACCGGCGAGCAGGAAGAACAGAACAAGGCGGGGAGCTTCCTCGCCAAGGCATTCGTGGCCACCATCTTCATCATCTTCCTCGTACTGGTGACGCAGTTCAATTCCGTGGTCACGCCGTTCATCATCCTGACTTCGGTGCTGCTGTCCTTCATCGGCGTATTCCTCGGCCTGCTGGTCACGGGGACGCCCTTCGGGGTGATCATGACCGGCGTCGGCGTGGTCAGCCTCGCCGGGGTCGTGGTCAACAACGCCATCGTGCTCATCGACTACTTCGAACAGCTCAAGCGTTCCGGCATGAAGGTTCGCGATGCCCTCGTGGAGGCGGGTCTGACGCGATTCAGGCCCGTACTGCTCACCGCCATTACCACCGTTCTGGGCCTGCTGCCCATGGCGACCGGCATCAGCTTCGACTTCGTGAACTTCCGCTGGGACGTGGGCGGAGAATCCTCGCAGTGGTGGGGATCCATGGCGGTGGCCGTCATCTTCGGCCTGGCCGTGGCAACGGTGCTCACGCTGGTGGTGGTCCCGGTGCTCTGTTCACTCAAGGAGAGCTTCGACGAGCGTCGCCGCAATCGCGCCTAG